In a single window of the Branchiostoma floridae strain S238N-H82 chromosome 2, Bfl_VNyyK, whole genome shotgun sequence genome:
- the LOC118410564 gene encoding uncharacterized protein LOC118410564, producing MSPSVLTLVNGGHYLVRVSAVNGAGASTVHETDGVIVDTSPPDMISLKIGVTSGEPEELEDGYVLHTDLQGIQASWMATDFESGVVSYWAAVGTTPGGSDVSDYQHIGHETDGYVGNLNLQLTNKTTYSPVYYLTVKAENAAGSFSTNITSSPIKVVRADQAGTVTDGWETWTTVEQAMTVDVDYQRDVSTVTVQFGGFESEQHGITHYEWSVGTEPRLDDVQPYTAAGIALSDHTDNPGGGISSHGKAQSLIPLSPGVQYYATVRAITGAGNVLDFATDGFTVDITPPVIQIDSVGVQIGNTSIGQDWVRPQYQKSADSLSARWQVIEKKDTVAYSAFCFGSYPGACNIYPFTNTTVTSVPNSLVKPLTEGLPNIFSISVMNRVGLWGQAISGSLTVDETPPVAGEVFCPQFVQDASELSCHWHGFYDTESTIQYYMFGVGEAEGDDSVFNFTHIPHYQTQYRPTGLTMAHGALYYVTVIAFNAV from the exons ATGTCACCGTCCGTACTTACTTTGGTCAACGGCGGGCATTACCTTGTACGTGTGTCGGCGGTCAACGGTGCAGGGGCATCAACAGTGCACGAAACCGACGGTGTGATAGTAGACACCAGTCCACCTGAT atgattagtctgaaGATTGGGGTGACATCAGGAGAACCAGAGGAGCTGGAGGACGGCTATGTTCTCCACACAGACCTACAGGGCATCCAGGCGTCCTGGATGGCTACTGACTTTGAGAGCGGCGTGGTGTCCTATTGGGCAGCTGTGGGAACAACCCCAG GTGGCAGTGATGTCAGTGATTACCAACACATTGGGCATGAAACGGACGGATACGTCGGAAATCTCAATCTTCAACTCACTAACAAAACAACCTACTCACCTGTCTACTATCTAACGGTGAAGGCTGAGAATGCGGCGGGTAGCTTTTCAACGAACATCActtcaag CCCTATAAAGGTAGTCCGCGCTGATCAAGCCGGAACAGTAACTGACGGCTGGGAGACGTGGACTACAGTAGAACAGGCCATGACTGTGGATGTCGACTATCAGAGGGATGTGTCAACTGTCACAGTCCAG TTTGGCGGGTTTGAGAGTGAGCAGCACGGCATCACCCATTACGAGTGGTCGGTGGGGACGGAGCCGAGACTGGACGATGTGCAGCCGTACACAGCAGCGGGGATTGCACTGTCGGACCATACCGATAATCCTGGAGGAG GCATCAGTAGCCATGGGAAGGCTCAGTCCCTCATACCCCTAAGCCCCGGTGTACAGTACTACGCCACGGTCCGAGCTATCACCGGTGCAGGGAACGTGCTGGACTTCGCTACAGACGGGTTCACAGTCGACATCACTCCGCCTGTCATACAGATAGACAGCGTTGGTGTACAGATTGGTAATACTTCCATTGGACAGGATTGGGTACGTCCTCAGTATCAGAAGTCAGCTGATTCTCTCAGTGCACGTTG GCAAGTCATTGAAAAAAAGGATACCGTAGCCTACTCGGCGTTCTGCTTCGGAAGTTACCCCGGTGCCTGTAACATCTACCCATTCACAAATACCACTGTCACGTCAGTGCCTAACTCCCTGGTGAAACCGTTAACAGAGGGACTGCCAAACATATTTAGTATTTCAGTGATGAACAGG GTTGGTCTTTGGGGACAGGCTATCTCGGGTAGCTTGACTGTTGACGAGACCCCTCCTGTTGCCGGTGAGGTTTTCTGTCCCCAGTTTGTACAAGACGCCAGTGAGCTGTCCTGTCACTGGCACGGGTTCTATGACACGGAGAGCACCATCCAGTACTACATGTTTGGTGTTGGGGAAGCTGAGGGAGATGACTCCGTCTTTAACTTCACTCATATTCCACATTACCAAACGCAATACAGACCCACAG GGCTGACCATGGCACATGGGGCGCTTTACTATGTCACTGTTATCGCGTTCAATGCTGTTTAG